The DNA window CAGCACCGCGACGACGGCGGGCGCAGCCATCGCCAGCGCGATCGAAAAGGGCAGTTGCAGGAACAAGGTACCGCGCAGCATCTTGCCGAGCGCGCCAGCCGCCGCCGCGCGATCCTCGCTTGCCATCATGCGCACGATCTTGGGATAGAGCACGGTCGTCAGGCTTGCGGTGACCAGACCGGGGAGGAGGGAGACGAGGCGCGTGCCATATTCCATCGCCGCGACGGTGCCGGTGGGCAGCTGCGTGGCAAAGGCGAAATCGATCATCACCGTCACCTGAAAGAAGGCGAACATGGCCAGCGCCGAACCGATACGGCCGCGCGGCGAGGCTTTGACGGGTGCAGCAGGCTCATCAGGGGTTTCGAGGTTCGCCAGCCGCCGATGCATCACCAGCGCGCCGCCCGCCAATAGCGAGAGAGAGACCAGCCCGGCGCCCAGCATCGTCCAGCCCACCGCCAGAATGGCGAAGGGCGGCACGAGGAAAAAGAGAAAAAGGATCAGCAACAGCCGCTGAAAGGCGCGGGCCGATTCGCCGAAGAAGAATACGCCGCGCGCCGCCAGATAAGTGAGCAGCAACGCGGAGAGAACCGCGATGGGCAGCAGCGGGATCAGGATGGCGAGAATGGTCGATCCGATCGCCAACCGCTCGCCCGCGAAACCCGGCGCGAACAAGCCGATGATCGGGGCCGGAAACAGGATCGCCACCAGCGGCACCAGCAGCATCGCGCCGATCACCCAGAGCACGGGGCGCGGCAGGGTACGCCAGCTCGGCCGCTGCCCGCGATCGATGCTAAGTGCGATGGATGGCATTGCGAGCTGCTGCACCAACTGCTTCACCAGCTCCGTCATGCCTACCGTCGCCCGCCGCGCCATGAAAAAGGCATCGAGCTGCGCGCCCGCGCCGAAGCGGTTCGCGAGCAGGATCGCGACCAGGAAGCTGAGCGCGGTGTCGAACCCGCGCACCAGGAAGATGCCGATGGTCGAACGCGCCATCGCCCTGCGACCGGATGACGGGCGCGGCGCTGCTGTAACGGGTTCGCTCATCCGCGGCGAAGGCGGGGCCGGTTCCACGCCGGCGGAACGCGCGATCCGCGATAGCGCCGACGCGATTGCAGATTGAGGCCGAACAGCCGCGTTTCCACCATCAACTCCCCGGTCTCTTCGAAACCGATGCCAGCCTGTGCGCGGTAGCTCGTTTCATTGCCAATATCGCAATAGTTGAAGACACGGGTCACAGCGCGCGCGTTCATCTGGCGCAAACCGAATGCCGCCAGCAGCCGAGCCACGCTGCGGTCACGGTGCTGATGGTCTACCATCATGCCGAAAGCATAGGCTTCGCCTTCGGGCACCGTGACGAACAGCCTGCTGTTCGGATCATGAAAATCTTCGGTAGAGGCCCAGATGCAGGCGATTGCCTGTCCATCCGCCAGCGCGAACATCCCAATTCGTCCGTCTTCCAGCAGGCCTGCGAAATCGGCACATCGATGAGCCAGCCATCCGCTGAGGGGAGGAACGGCATCACCGCGCGTCAGCTCGACCAGCTTCACGCCGTCCGGCACCGGCGTTGCGTCGGCAGGCGGCAGATCGTCGGTGCGGCGGGCCAGGATGAACGACAGCTCCTGCCGGAAAACATGGTCGCGAATTGCCTTTGCCGCCATACCGCGCAGACCCAGCTTGCGCAGATTGGCGGCCATATGCTGCAACCGGCCGCTCCGTTCGGGCAAGGCGCCGTTCTCGCTCATTTCAGGACCGAGCGGACGAGCTGGCGCGATGTAAAGAGCAGACTGTGTGCCACCGGCTTCAGCGCGATGCTGTGCATCGGCAGCATTACCCGCCGGTGCGGGCGGAACGCATTCTTGAACTGCATCCGGCCCTTTTCGCCCGGATCGGACGGCTCGTCGATCGGCACGCCGGCCAGATCATATCCCACGCATCCCGATGCCCGCGCACGCCGCATCGCTTCCCACAGGAGGAGGTAATTGCTGGGGATCTTCGGTTCGGCATCGGTGCTCGCCAGGGTCAACCAGATCGCCTCGCCGCCCTGATGGACATAGGATGCCGCGCCCAGAAGCACGCCGTCCTTTTCGGCCAGCAGCATGGCCCCGCCAAGCTCCTCGATCAGCCCCGCCTGCGCCTTTGCATCCGGCGTCGACGACATTTCATAAGCCGGGCGATTTGCATCAAAGATATCGAGCGCGCGCTGGAAAGCGGCGATATCGGCCTCGCTTTCCACCGCACGCACCTGAACCCCGGCCTTGGCGGCCGCCTTCAGCTTGCGCCGTCCGCTCTGGCCGAAGCCTGCAAGAATGTCGTCCTCCGGCTTGTCCAGCCAGACGATACCGGTCGCGACGTGGAGCGATTGCTGTGATGCGGGCAGCGGGGTGGCTCCGGCGGCGCGCATCGCCTCCGCCTTCACTGGAAGATCGCGGCCACGCACGCGCGGTGCCAGCTGCCACGTGGCGGCCCCCGCATCGCGCAGGACATCGCCGATCGCGCGAATCACCTCACCCAGATCGGCGGGATCGCGTACCAGCGGCCCGCGCGCGGAACTTGCCAGCCAGTAAGGGCCCGCCAGCTTGGAGCGGCGCACAACCGCGCTGCCGATGATGGCATCGTCGCGGCGGCAGATTACTGCCAGATAATGATGGCGCGGATGCGCGGGCACCGCTGCCAGCCAGCCGGGCGTCTGCTGATAGGACCAGAACGGGCAGCTATCCACGAAGGCGGCGAACGACTGGCGCGTCCCCCCATCAAACTCATCGATGATTTCAGCAACGGTCACCCGTTACTCCTTCGGTTGCTACGCACATATAGGGCATGCTTTTGATAAGGCAGCGGGACACCCTCATCCAAGCGCGTTCACCTTAAAATCAGGCGCTTGTCCCCGTTTGAGGCGCTTTACTACCGAAACTTTGACAATTCGGTAGGGAAAGGTGCTTAGGATCATTTAAATTCCGTCCTCGGAGAAGCATGCCTTGTCCACAACGCTCCAACAGTCGCCCGAGCTGGCCGCGTCGCGTGCGCCGGACTGGTGGATGGATGCGTGGCGCATGGCCTATTGCGATGAGGCGAAGGCGCGGGCTCCTGTAGCCGGCCTACCGCTCCACGGCGCCAAGGGCGCGGCCCGTCTGCAAACACAGACGAACCTGCAATCAAGCTATCTGGATGTGGAACCCGGCGTCAGCGATGCCGATGCGCTGGCGCAGGCGCTCTTCGCCGATCCGGCAACGGCGATGGTTTCGCTCGATTATCTGTCGGAGCATTCGCGTGCGCTTGCCTTGTTGCGGAAGGTGAAGGATTTTCACCGGCTGGAGCGACGCCATGCCTCGCGCGCGCTGACCGATACGTCGCGGCCCTATGAGGAATGGCTCGCGGGCCGCCCCACCAAACGCCGCAAGCGGCTCCGCGCGCTCGATCGCGGCATGCCCGGTGCGATTGCCGCAAGCTTCACCGTCCACGCCCGTGCGGACGACGCGCTGCTCGAAGCGATTTTCGCACTGGAGGCGAAGGGCTGGAAGGGCCGCGGCGGCACGGCCATCAGCCAGAACCGCGCCGATCTTGTGTTCTACACCGAACTCGCGCGCGCCGCGGAGCGAGAGGGCGCGTTGCGCATCATCACGATTCATGACGGTGCGCAGCTTGTCGCCTTCGAATATGATGTCCTGCTTCAGGGCCGTCTCCTCAGCGCCAAGGTGGGATATGATGAGGAATATGCCGCATTGCAGCCGGGCAGTTGGCTGGCGCTACGGACGATATGCTGGGCGTGCGCGGAACCGGATATCCGGCTGATCGATATGCTCGGCAACAGCGCGCATATCAGCGAGAACAAGGCGCGCTTCGGGGATTTGCGGGAAGATCTTTGGCGGGTTCGCCTGTACCGTCCCGGTCCGCGCGGAACGTTGCTCTATGCCTGCCACACCGCGCGGCAGCGACTGAGCGGACTGAAAGCACGGCTGAGGCGGGCACGGTGACGCGCAAGCAGGAACGAAAGCGGCGCTTCGGTGCCGGAATCCTCGCGCTGCTGGCCGCGCTCGGCTGTCTGTGGGCGGCGAGCGCGGGCGGCGCTGCGCTGTGGTGGCTGGCCGGAGTGGCCGCAGCGCTGATCCTGATGCATAAGGCGATGATCGGGCCGCCGGGCGTTGCCGTGCTCACCTATCATTCGGTCAGCCCAGATCCGGGCTGGCTCCCCTGGTCGCAGGAAACCGCCGTTTCGCCCGAAACCTTCGCCGCGCATTGCAGCATGATCGGTGCGCCGGGGCTTCTGGCGATCACGACCGATGAGCTGGTGCGCATGCGCGCCGCTGGAGAACAACCGCGCGGCGACGAGATCGTGCTGCATTTCGACGACGGCTATCTCGACAATTGGCTCTACGCCGCGCCGATCCTGGAGCGCCACGGCATTCCTGCTAGCTTCTTCGTTTCGCTCGATTTCGTCGAGCCGGGCGCGCTCATCCGCACCGCCCCTGATGCGCGCGACGTCTCCGGCTATATGAACTGGGCCGAGATCGCGGCGATGCAAAAGGTCCGCGGGCTGGAGATCGAGCCGCACGGTGTGGACCATGCCCGCATTCCGGTGAGCGAGCGCGCCATCGACCGGCTGACCGAGGCGAACTGGCGCAAACATGCCTGGCTGCAATGGCACGGCACGAACGGCCCCAAACATGACTGGTATCGCAGCGACGCCCCGCCCGCCGTGCCGATCGGATCGCCTGTCCCTGAATCGGGCCTCGCGCTGGCTGTGCGCGGCTGGGTGAACGGACGGCGCGAGGACGTATCCGAACTGGAAGAGCGCCTGCGCGAACAGCTGACGCTATGCCAGACGGTGTTCGCGCAGCGGCTAGGCAAGATGCCGCGCATCTTCTGTTGGCCGGAAAACAAGGTCGGGGCCGAGGGCCGCCGCATCGCACGCGAGCTTGGTTTCGCGGCCACCACCGGGGGCAAGGGCCGCAACCGCGCGGATGAGCCGGCGGACGTCATCTCCCGCCTGCACATGGGAGACCGCGCGCTGGGATTCCGCTGGCTGGCCGCCGAGCGGCTGCATTTCCGCGCCGCGGTGCGCCTCGCCCAAGGCAATCATTATTATTACGCGCTCATCGCGCCGATGAACCTGTGCCGCAAGCTGGTCTTCGCCTGGCGCAGGCGTTTCGGCAAACCATTCGCGTGATCGAGGGTTTGGCCTGGACGCTGATTGCGCTGATTGCGATCACCTTTGCGGGCTATCCGCTCGCGGTGCTGGCGCTTTCCCGCTTCGCTCCGGCAAGGCCTTGGCACCATGCCGGCACTGCCCCGGCCCATGTACCCGATATCGCAGTCCTGATCTGCGCCTATAATGAGGCCGCACATCTGGGCGCGAAGCTGGAAAGCGTGCTCGCCGAAACCGCGCGCTGGCCCCGCAAAGCGGCGATCTGGGTGGCCGACGACGGATCGAGCGATGCTACCGCCGCCATTGCCGAAGGGTTCGGCGTGCATGTGCTGCGCCTGCCGCGCGGCGGAAAGGCGGCGGCGCTGAACGCGCTCAGCGCGCGCGTGGAGGGCGACATCCTGGTGCTGAGCGATGCCGATCCGCTGCTCGCACCCGGCAGCCTTAACGCCTTGATCGCGCCGTTCGACGATCCGCGCGTCGGTGCGGTCGCGGGCGAGGTCGAAAGCGCGAAAGGCGCCGGCGGCGGGCGGTTCGACCGGCTCTACCGCGCCTATGAAAGCGGCCTGCGCGAAGCCGAGGACCGGTTGTTCGGCTGCGTTTCCGCCGATGGCGGCCTGCTCGCCATCCGCCGCGAGCTTATGCCGCATGTCCCGCCCGACGGCACCGACGATTTCCACATTAGCACCGCCGCCGTTGCCGCGGGCAAGCGCATCGCCTTTGCACGTCATGCTGTGGCGATCGAGCAGCCGATTGCGGGCGGCAGGAAAACCATGCGGCGGCGCGTTCGCATTACCGTGCGCGGCCTCACCGCGCTCTGGCGGCGGCGCGGGCTGATGAACCCCGCGCGCACCGGCGGCTATGCGCTCGGCCTGTTCTTCCACAAATTCGCCCGCCGCTTCGCGCCCGTGCTCGTCCTGCCGCTGGCTTTGTGCGCCTTCGCGCTCGCGCTCACGGGCAGCGCGTTCTGGACGCTCGCCAGCCTCGCCATCCTAGCCGCCGCAGCGCTCGGCTTCATCGGCTGGTTCGCCGAACGTCGCCTGCCGAAAATCTTGCGCGTGCCCTATTTGCTCGGCCTGCATCTGACCGGACTGATCGCGGGCGTGGCGCTGTTCTGCTGGGGCACGCGTTATGCGCAATGGACCCCGCAAAAGAGCCTCTCATGATCCTAAGAGCCGCCCTCCCTCTGCTCGCTTGCGCCATAGCCGGCTGTTCCTCGCCCGAGCCTGATATGTCCGGCTGGACCGCTGAGGCCGCCGAACGCCCGCGCCCGCTCGCTCTCTCCGATAATTTCGATGAAGGCCTGTGCACCGGCGATTGCCCCGGCGCGATATGGTATTTCCGGCAGGAGGTGGAGGGGCACCTGTCTGTGGTGCCCGATCCGCGCGCGCGCGGCGGCGTGCTGCTGGCAGAGGCAGGGCCGCGCACGGGCCGCGTCCCGAAGGCGGCGCTGGTGGCGCGCTTCCCGCGGATCGGCGACGGCCAGAAACTCGCGATCGCATTCGATGTCATGATCCCGCGCGGCAGACCGCTGAATTCGGTTCATCTGCTCGATCTGGAATGCGCGGACTGCGGCATGCGTGGCAATCCCGGCATTCGCCTTTATCTGCGCCGCGGGCGACTGCGGATCGACCGCGCCAAGATCGGCATTGAACATGCCTGGACCGATGACGCCGCACCGCAATTGGAGCAGGGCCGCTGGCACCGGATCGAAGCGGTGGTCGACCTGGCACCCGATGATCGCGGCGGCGCGCGGGTGCTGTTGGATGGGCGGCCGGTGCTGGAGGCAAGCGGACGCACGCTGCTGCCGCGCCGCGATGCGGGGATCGACCGCATCCAGCTCGGCATCACGGCGACGAGCAACGACGTGCCTGCAGCAGCCCTTTTCGACAATTTCAGCGCGCGGACGCTGCGTTAGAGCCGCGCGTTTCCCCCGCCGATATGCGCTTCAGTGCGCGCCGTCTCCGCGCCGCACCGCGCCGACTGTGCGGAACATCAGACGCGTATCGTTGGCGAAGGACATGGAGCGGATATAGTCCACATCCAGCTCGGTCCGCTCGTCGAAATCCACATTCGCACGGCCCGAAACCTGCCACAGCCCGGTGATGCCGGGGCGCGCGGCCAGGCGCGGCAGATGGTGCATCTTGTAGGTACCGACATCGAAGGAGGTCGGCCGCGGACCGACCAGCGCCATCTCCCCGCGCAGTACGTTGATCAGGTTCGGCAGTTCATCGATGCTGGTCTTGCGCAGAAACTTGCCGACGCGGGTGATGCGCGGATCTTCGATAAGTTTGAAATCGGGCGAGTCGGCTGCATGATGATTTTGGGCGCGAAGCGATGCCTTCAGCGCCTCCGCTTCAGGCACCATGGTGCGAAACTTCACCAGCCGAAACGGGCGGCCGAGATAGCCCGTGCGGTTCTGGCGGAAGAAGATGGGGCCCTTGCCGTCCAGCCGGATCGCAATCGCCGCAGCCAGGAAGACCGGAGCCAGAAGCACCAGCAGCATAGCAGCCACAAATCGCTCGACCATCGGCTTCACACGGCGCGCATAGAAAGCCTGCCGATATTCCAGAGGCAGCGGAACGCCGCGCATGTCGCATTCGAAGCGCACGCGGCGTTGCCAATCCTGCCGGCGCTCCGCCTGGGGCCGAGCCGTCGTAACCGCCGGTTTGCCGGCAGCTACGCTCTCCAGTTCTTGAATTTCCAGGCCGATTCCGTGACCAAATCTGTGCATGACACTGCCCCGCTTCTGACTGGAGCGACTACGCTGCCGACCCTCGTCGCGGCTTCACATATGATTAAAAATGTCTTTAGAGAAGGGCGCGGCGGAGACCGCTTTTGCCCTGCCCCGTAATGCGACAACCGCGCGCCCCCACGTTAACATCCCCTGTTGACAGCTTTTGCCCGCCAGACAGTTGCCGCTCGCATATTACTATTGCCAAGGGGCGGCGAAGCGATAGATATTTGCGCTCTGCTGTCTGGGGGGACAGCATTGGGGGGAAATCGAAAAAGATGATGTTCATACGTCGCATAGCCTTGGCGATCTGTCTTGCGCTGTCGCTCAGCGTGCCCGCCATGGCGCAGGAGCGCTCGGCAACCAGGCAAGGGTTCGAACTGGCGCCCGGCGAGGGCAAGAAGATCCTCGTCTTCCGCCCCGCCGTCAGCGTTGGCGGCCAATCCACCGCCGGAATGTTCGAACCCAATGGCGAATGGACCGAAGCCGCGCGGCGTAACATCGAAGCATCGCTCGCGCGGCTCCAGGCGCAGCTCGGCAATCAGGTGATCGCGGCGCCCGAAGCCTATGGCGAGGATGCGCAGAACCTGCAGGAACATTTGGCGCTGTTTGCCGCGGTGTCTCAGGCGGTGATCGAATATCAGTTCTTCGTCGGCAACCGCCTGCCCACGAAGAAGAAAGACAACAAAGAGGACGTGTTCGACTGGTCGCTCGGCAGCGGCGTGGCCGACCTTCCCGGCGCGAAGGATGCCGATTACGGCCTCTTCATCTGGAACCGCGATGCCTATGGCTCCACAGGGCGCAAGGTGCTGCAGGTGCTGGCGCTGCTCGGCCCCGGCGTCGCCGTGAAATCGGGCGAGCATCGGGGCTATGCCGGCCTGGTCGATCTGAAGACCGGCGATCTTCTCTGGCTGAACGCCGACGGCGCGATGGGCGGCGATGTGCGAAAGGAAGACGGCTCCGATAAGCGCGTGCGCCAGCTGCTGGAGGATTTTCCGGGCAGCAGCATCGCTGCCGAGGAACCGGCCGCGTGATGCGCCCATGGCTTGGTGGCGTGCTGGGCGCGCTTGCCATCGCCCAGCCGCTATCCGCTGAGGAGAGCCCCCTGCCGCCGCCCTATGAGGGCGTCTACCAGCCGCAAGGGGTGGATGAGATCGGTTTCTGGCGGGAGGATGACGAAAGCGAGCGTGCCCTTGCCGCCTCCCCGCTCGTTATTCGCGATGCGGCGCTCAACAGCTATGTCAAAGGCGTGCTGTGCGACACGGTCGGCCCGGATCGGTGCAACGCCGTGCGCGTCTATATCTTGCGCGAGCCGACCTTCAACGCCAGCATGTCGCCCAACGGCACCATGCGCGTGTTCAGCGGCCTGTTCCTGCGGGTGCGCAGCGAAGCGGAGCTGGGCGCGGTGCTGGGGCATGAGTTCGGCCATTTCGAACGGCGCCACTCGCTCGCAGGGTTCCGCCGGGCACGCAGCGGGACGGATCTTCTCGCCTGGACGTCGCTGCTCGTCAGCATGGCCCCCAGCTATGGCGCGGCGAGCAGCCAGCGGAGCCTGGAGATGGCGGTCTACGGCCAAATCTTTCGCCACGGCCGCGATCAGGAGCGCGAGGCGGACCGGCTGGGCGTGAGCTATCTGAATCAGGGACGGCTCAGACCGCAGGCCGCCTCAGAGGTTTGGAAGACCGTCATGACCGAAGCTGAATCCTCGGCGCGGTCGCGCGGCCTCAAAAAACCGAATTTCAAGGCCATTGCCTTTTTCGCCTCGCACCCGCCCGAAGCGGAGCGCGCCGACAATCTCGCGGCGCTGGCGGTGCCCGACGGCGCCGCGCGGGACGACGGCGCGTTGCGCTACCGCGAAGCGCTGGCACCCTTCATGCCGCAATTCCTGGACGATCAGATCAAGCTGAACGATTTCGGTGCCAGCGATTTCCTGATCGAGAACATGGCCGAAAGCGGCGGCTGGTCCGCTCCGCTCTGGTTTTCCCGCGGCGAACTGTATCGCCTGCGCGGCGCGCAGCGCGATTTCGTAAACGCCGCAGATTTCTACGCCCGGGCCATCGCGCTCGATCCTTCCCTGGCGGAGGCGCATCGCGGCCTCGGCCTTGCCCTGTTCAAAACCGGGCGGCGCGAGGAAGGCATGACGGCGCTGAAAGAGTATCTCAACCTGAAGCCCGACGCCTCCGACGCGAAGATGATCGCGCTCATGCTGCCCCAGGACACCGGATCATGACCCCTTCCCTGCCCGCCAAATGGACCCTCGCAGCCACCGCGCTGCTGCTCGCCGCCGCGCCCCTTTCGGCGCACAAGCTGCGCGAAAAGGGCGCGAGCGTGACCGTAGCCAATTCGGCGATGACGGTGACGCCCGCGCGCGACTGGAACAGGCTGAGCGGATCGCCGGGCAAATTTGCTGAAAGCTGGACGCTGAATGGCGAGCAGCTGGACGACCTTACCTTCTACGGCGGCATCAAACCGGGCCAGCCTCTGGTGAAAGAGCGCAGCAAGAAGCGCGATCCCCTACCCAAGTTTAAGAAAAGCACACTCCTTATCGAAGTGCCCGAGCTGCTCGAAGGGACCTATCGGACGTACAAGACGCTTGGCACCTTTCAGTTGCTCTCGGCCGAGCCGGCCCCGTTCCTGCGGAAAGACGGCGTGCGGTGCACCTATGAATATACCGATGATGACGGGCTCACCCGCAAGGGAGAAGCACGAGCCGCGATCGTGGACGGCCAGCTTTATATGGCCACCTTCGATGCGCCGCGTCTGCATTATTTCGATCGCTCGATCGAAGACGCCCGCGCCATCATGGACAGCGCTAAGCTTTAAGCTACGGTAATTTCGGTAGGATTATCGGCTGGAGCAATCCCCCGGATCGCTCACGATTGCCGAAATGGTGGGCGCGGCAAGGATTGAACTTGCGACCCCACCCGTGTGAAGGGTGTGCTCTACCACTGAGCTACGCGCCCGGATCGGCGATCCGAAGGGCGCGCCAATGCCAGAGAGCGCGCGGGATTGCAAGCGCGTGGTTGAAGCGCCGCTCAGGAAAGCGGTGCGCCGTCGGCGACCTTGGGGTCCATCGCCTCGATGCCGGCGCGCTGCCAATCCGGCAGATCGAGCGCTTCCATATCCTCGACGCGGCGATGCTCCACCGAGTAACCGAGTTCCGGATAGGCGATGCGCTGGCGCTTCTCGTCCGCCTGATCCAGCGGCACCACGGCCAGTCGTCGGTTGACCTTCTGCCGCCAATTCATGCGCGCGGTGTTTTCCTGCCCGACATAGCAGCCCTTGTCGAAGGCGACGCCGTTCAGTTCGATCGCGTTGCATTCGAGCCATAAGGTGGCTTCCTGGCCCAACTCTGCCTCGCCCTCCGTTACGCCACACGCCAGCCGGTGGGCGCGGAAACCGGCGGAGACGTCCGCATCGTCATCGGCGATCGGCGCGATCCAGCGGCGGCCGAGTTCGGGAAGGCGCGGATCGGGGCTGCCTTCGCCGCCATCGGCGCTCCAGAATACGCCCCGGTCCTCGTCCCGTTCGAACGCGATCTTGCGCCGGAGGCGGTAGATCGAGAGGCGGCGGATCAGGCCGTCTGCATGGGCTGCCTCACAATCGATCAGCACATCGTCGCCGTCCGCCCAGAGCAGGAAATCGAACAGCACCTTGCCCTGCGCGGTGAGCAATGCTGCCCATATCGGGCCGTCTGCGGCATCGGGCTCCAGCCGCCGCGTGTCGTTGGTGACGAGCCCCTGCAGGAAGCCGCGTACATCCTCCTGTCCGTCGGTGGCGGAAACGCGGATGAGCAAGCGGTCGAAAAGTCTTGGGGAAGCCATGGGCCTTAGGTAGGCACGCTCGACCTTGAAACAAACCCGTGAGTGCCGAGCTTGTCGAAGCACGGCTCTCCGGCGAGAAACGTCCTTCGATAGGCGTAAGGCTTACGGAACCAGAATGGCTGATAGCAAAAATTTCCTCACCATCCGCCGCCCGGACGACTGGCACCTGCATCTGCGCGACGGGGACATGCTGCAGGCGGTGGTGCCTTACACCGCGCGCCAGTTCGGCCGCGCGATCGTGATGCCGAACCTCTCACCGCCCATCACCAGCGTGGCCGCGGCGGAGAGCTATCGCAACCGCATCCGCCTGGCGCTGCCCGAGGGTGCCGATTTCGAGCCGTTGATGACCGCCTATCTGACCGACGAGATCGCGCCGGACGAGATCGAGCGCGGGCACGCGAAAGGCGTGTTCACCGCGGCCAAGCTGTATCCGGCCGGCGCCACCACCAACAGCGCGGCAGGCGTCACCGATATCGCGAACATCCGCCCCGTGCTGGAGCGGATGGAGCGCATCGGCATGGTGCTGTGCATCCATGGCGAGGTAACCGATGGCGATGTCGATATCTTCGACCGCGAGGCGGTGTTTATCGATCGGATATTGGCGCCGCTGACGCGCGATTTTCCGGCGCTGAAGATCGTGCTGGAACATATCACCAGCGCGGACGCCGTGCAGTTCGTGGAAAGCGCGGGCGATAGGGTGGCGGCGACGATCACGCCGCATCACTGCATCATCAACCGCAACGCCCTGTTCAAGGGCGGCATAAACCCGCACGCTTATTGCCTGCCGGTGGCCAAGCGCGAGCGGCACCGGGCAGCGGTGCGCGCGGCGGCCACCTCCGGATCGGCGAAATTCTTCCTTGGCACCGACAGCGCGCCGCATGCCCGCCATGCGAAGGAAAGCGCCTGCGGCTGCGCAGGAATTTTCAACGCGCCTTATGCACTGGAAAGCTATGCGCGCGTGTTCGATGAGGATGGCGCGCTGGACAAGCTGGAAGCGTTCGCCAGCGAAAACGGCCCCCGCTTCTACGGACTGCCGCTGAACGAGGGCACGGTGACGCTTCGCCGCGAGGCACAGAGCGTGCCGGATCAGCTGGAGGGCGAGCTGGTGCCGTTCCTGGCGGGCGAAACGCTGGAGTGGCGGCTGGACTGAACCGGCTGGCTCAGATCGCCAGCCCTAGATCGCTAACCCGCGCCGCGCCCGGCGAAAGCTGTCGACCGAGAAGATGACGAGCGCCGCCCAGATCAGCGCGAAGCAGGCAAGGCGCGGTGTGGTGAGCGGCTCGTCATAGAGGAACACGCCGAGCGCGAACTGGATGGTCGGCCCGATATAGCTGATGAAGCCCAAAGTGGTGAGCCGCATGCGCCGCGCCGCGCCCGCGAACAGCAACAACGGAAAGGCGGTGACCGCGCCGCCCGCGATGAGGAACAGATCGGTCCGCAGCGAGCTCCCGAAACCGCCCGCCCCGCCATAGAGCCAGAACCAGACCACCGCGCCCAGCGCCACCGGAGACAGGATCACCGTTTCCGCCGCAAGGCCCGGCATCGATCCGACCGGCGCGAGCTTGCGCACCAGGCCGTAGCTGCCGAAGCTGACTGCCAGCGCCAGGCTGACCCACAGGGTCTCCAGCGCGCCGGCAGCCAGAATGGCCACGCCAATGAAGGCCAGAACGACCGAGACCGCAGTGGCCTTCGTCATCCCCTCCTTCAGGAAGAAATAGCCGAGCAGGACATTGAGCAACGGTGTGAGATAATAGCCGAGGCTCGCCGCCAGAATGTGATCGGAGAAGACGGCAAAGACGTAGATCAGCCAGTTGGCCGCGATCAGCGAGCTGGACAGCAGCATCAGCCAGCGCGTCTTGGGCGTCTTCAGCACGCCCCAGAAGACGGCAAGCTGCTTGCGGAAGGCAAGGATCGCCAGCAGCAGCGGCACCGACCAGATGACGCGGTGCGCCACCACCTCCACCGCGGGCACCGTGGTCA is part of the Novosphingopyxis iocasae genome and encodes:
- a CDS encoding lipid II flippase MurJ, producing the protein MARSTIGIFLVRGFDTALSFLVAILLANRFGAGAQLDAFFMARRATVGMTELVKQLVQQLAMPSIALSIDRGQRPSWRTLPRPVLWVIGAMLLVPLVAILFPAPIIGLFAPGFAGERLAIGSTILAILIPLLPIAVLSALLLTYLAARGVFFFGESARAFQRLLLILFLFFLVPPFAILAVGWTMLGAGLVSLSLLAGGALVMHRRLANLETPDEPAAPVKASPRGRIGSALAMFAFFQVTVMIDFAFATQLPTGTVAAMEYGTRLVSLLPGLVTASLTTVLYPKIVRMMASEDRAAAAGALGKMLRGTLFLQLPFSIALAMAAPAVVAVLFGHGGFDEAAQAETALVTSAYSIAAIFLMPGNIALNAIFSDAHRSPLVHILFLCTSGLALRFVAVWAVVPQYGLIGLSLAVIGATIFTSILCLIVCKHRFPDFRLRRSLGESLGALACAGVAALAGWGAAQIFPTPQGVFLWIADGIVIGGAVILAYALSALAIRQQEMMTLVVAARPLLKRIGFA
- a CDS encoding GNAT family N-acetyltransferase, with protein sequence MSENGALPERSGRLQHMAANLRKLGLRGMAAKAIRDHVFRQELSFILARRTDDLPPADATPVPDGVKLVELTRGDAVPPLSGWLAHRCADFAGLLEDGRIGMFALADGQAIACIWASTEDFHDPNSRLFVTVPEGEAYAFGMMVDHQHRDRSVARLLAAFGLRQMNARAVTRVFNYCDIGNETSYRAQAGIGFEETGELMVETRLFGLNLQSRRRYRGSRVPPAWNRPRLRRG
- a CDS encoding lipid II:glycine glycyltransferase FemX, with protein sequence MTVAEIIDEFDGGTRQSFAAFVDSCPFWSYQQTPGWLAAVPAHPRHHYLAVICRRDDAIIGSAVVRRSKLAGPYWLASSARGPLVRDPADLGEVIRAIGDVLRDAGAATWQLAPRVRGRDLPVKAEAMRAAGATPLPASQQSLHVATGIVWLDKPEDDILAGFGQSGRRKLKAAAKAGVQVRAVESEADIAAFQRALDIFDANRPAYEMSSTPDAKAQAGLIEELGGAMLLAEKDGVLLGAASYVHQGGEAIWLTLASTDAEPKIPSNYLLLWEAMRRARASGCVGYDLAGVPIDEPSDPGEKGRMQFKNAFRPHRRVMLPMHSIALKPVAHSLLFTSRQLVRSVLK
- a CDS encoding GNAT family N-acetyltransferase gives rise to the protein MSTTLQQSPELAASRAPDWWMDAWRMAYCDEAKARAPVAGLPLHGAKGAARLQTQTNLQSSYLDVEPGVSDADALAQALFADPATAMVSLDYLSEHSRALALLRKVKDFHRLERRHASRALTDTSRPYEEWLAGRPTKRRKRLRALDRGMPGAIAASFTVHARADDALLEAIFALEAKGWKGRGGTAISQNRADLVFYTELARAAEREGALRIITIHDGAQLVAFEYDVLLQGRLLSAKVGYDEEYAALQPGSWLALRTICWACAEPDIRLIDMLGNSAHISENKARFGDLREDLWRVRLYRPGPRGTLLYACHTARQRLSGLKARLRRAR
- a CDS encoding polysaccharide deacetylase family protein, with the translated sequence MTRKQERKRRFGAGILALLAALGCLWAASAGGAALWWLAGVAAALILMHKAMIGPPGVAVLTYHSVSPDPGWLPWSQETAVSPETFAAHCSMIGAPGLLAITTDELVRMRAAGEQPRGDEIVLHFDDGYLDNWLYAAPILERHGIPASFFVSLDFVEPGALIRTAPDARDVSGYMNWAEIAAMQKVRGLEIEPHGVDHARIPVSERAIDRLTEANWRKHAWLQWHGTNGPKHDWYRSDAPPAVPIGSPVPESGLALAVRGWVNGRREDVSELEERLREQLTLCQTVFAQRLGKMPRIFCWPENKVGAEGRRIARELGFAATTGGKGRNRADEPADVISRLHMGDRALGFRWLAAERLHFRAAVRLAQGNHYYYALIAPMNLCRKLVFAWRRRFGKPFA